A single genomic interval of Xiphophorus couchianus chromosome 2, X_couchianus-1.0, whole genome shotgun sequence harbors:
- the h3f3d gene encoding H3 histone, family 3D, producing MARTKQTARKSTGGKAPRKQLATKAARKSAPSTGGVKKPHRYRPGTVALREIRRYQKSTELLIRKLPFQRLVREIAQDFKTDLRFQSAAIGALQEASEAYLVGLFEDTNLCAIHAKRVTIMPKDIQLARRIRGERA from the exons ATGGCTCGTACCAAGCAGACCGCTCGTAAATCCACCGGAGGAAAAGCTCCCAGAAAGCAGCTGGCGACCAAAGCAGCCAGGAAGAGTGCGCCCTCTACCGGCGGTGTCAAGAAACCGCACAGATACAG gcCCGGTACCGTTGCTCTGCGTGAGATCCGTCGGTACCAGAAGTCCACTGAGCTTCTCATCAGGAAGCTGCCGTTCCAACGCCTCGTCAGGGAAATCGCTCAGGACTTCAAGACCGACCTGCGTTTCCAGAGCGCCGCTATCGGAGCACTGCAG GAGGCCAGCGAGGCTTACCTGGTCGGCCTGTTTGAGGACACCAACCTGTGCGCCATCCACGCCAAGAGAGTCACCATCATGCCCAAAGACATCCAGCTGGCCCGACGAATCAGAGGCGAGCGCGCGTAG
- the LOC114158718 gene encoding G-protein coupled estrogen receptor 1-like, with product MKPDMDINMFTDPRAGENLTVPPNLPQQASENIKHYLINLFLSGFYTLILFPVGLVGNFLILVVNLAHQGRLSAPDLYFANLAAADLILVADSLIEVFNLKKGYYDNAGLCTFMNLFQQVNLYSSVFFLTWMSIDRFVALTRIAAGACTAHACLSCCLIWAFAVMLTLLPFAIAQVQHYGELNFCFANVSQVQWLEVTLGFLLPLCILAVCYWRIAQVLRHSQRHRCYLQQRPRRQQALRMIAAAVLVFFVCWLPVNVFISVHLLSGADAAGANTAGANTLWELYPLTGHAVRLAAFSNSCLNPLIYGFLGETFRKKLRLFLQEKSRSAKLQRFASEKHIYAPVAPTCQHKTCDTWSPSTKSSSNGGKSLVM from the coding sequence ATGAAGCCTGATATGGACATAAACATGTTCACGGATCCCAGAGCTGGGGAGAACCTCACGGTGCCGCCGAACCTGCCCCAGCAGGCCTCGGAGAACATCAAGCATTACCTCATCAACCTCTTCCTGTCTGGGTTTTACACCCTGATTCTGTTTCCTGTCGGCCTGGTGGGGAACTTCCTGATCCTGGTGGTCAACCTGGCCCACCAGGGCCGGCTGTCGGCGCCAGACCTGTACTTCGCCAACCTGGCTGCGGCCGACCTGATCCTGGTGGCCGACTCGCTGATCGAGGTGTTCAACCTGAAGAAGGGTTACTATGACAACGCCGGCCTCTGCACCTTCATGAACCTCTTCCAGCAGGTCAACCTGTACAGCAGCGTCTTCTTCCTCACCTGGATGAGCATCGACCGCTTCGTGGCGCTGACCCGAATAGCCGCCGGCGCGTGCACCGCACACGCCTGCCTTAGCTGCTGCCTCATCTGGGCGTTCGCAGTGATGCTCACCTTGCTGCCGTTCGCCATCGCCCAGGTGCAGCACTACGGCGAACTCAACTTCTGCTTCGCCAACGTCAGCCAGGTGCAGTGGCTGGAGGTGACGCTGGGCTTCCTGCTGCCGCTCTGCATCCTGGCCGTGTGCTACTGGAGGATCGCGCAGGTGCTGCGGCACAGCCAGAGGCATCGGTGCTACCTGCAGCAGCGGCCCCGCCGGCAGCAAGCGCTGCGCATGATCGCCGCCGCCGTGTTGGTCTTCTTCGTCTGCTGGCTGCCAGTGAACGTCTTCATCAGCGTTCACCTCCTGAGCGGCGCCGACGCAGCGGGCGCTAACACGGCGGGCGCTAACACGCTGTGGGAGCTTTACCCGCTGACGGGCCATGCCGTCCGGCTCGCAGCCTTCTCCAACAGCTGCCTCAACCCGCTAATCTACGGCTTCCTGGGTGAAACGTTTCGGAAGAAGCTGAGGCTGTTTCTCCAGGAGAAAAGCCGCAGCGCCAAGCTGCAACGGTTCGCTTcggaaaaacacatttatgctCCAGTTGCACCGACATGTCAGCATAAGACATGCGACACATGGAGTCCCTCCACTAAGTCCAGCTCTAACGGAGGCAAAAGCCTTGTGATGTAA
- the c2h8orf33 gene encoding UPF0488 protein C8orf33 homolog isoform X2: protein MTEETLLFLDIRDSKISPASEAETSGSLWTSSDNSFRFNFATDTDTAAPPPPPPQEEAPAAASLSFSGQSSAFAFNFQIPPSEDMDTTEAAKPASLLGNQQKGPSRPHGGVTACEVSDQTKTKKKKKSGKKKPSDSETQQKPTEENQKEEELSPEEQLNRELNWCIEQLELGIKSQKGTPKQKEEASRALKTLRSSKAPLVKKRQLMRALTGDYRKKMEEEKNKQFQLIQSETASAQVKVVSDSPKKFVFHRRAEASTGPGASQAQQQQTETGPRGAATQEETPAFSFIPSQEEFHFNFF from the exons ATGACCGAGGAAACGCTGCTGTTCTTAG ATATTCGAGACTCGAAGATCTCCCCGGCATCTGAAGCTGAGACCAGTGGGTCGCTCTGGACCTCCAGTGATAATTCCTTCAGATTTAACTTTGCCACGGACACCGACACAGCCGCGCCGCCGCCACCGCCGCCGCAGGAGGAAGCGCCTGCAGCCGCATCACTGTCCTTCTCAGGGCAGAGCTCAGCTTTTGCTTTCAACTTTCAAATCCCTCCTTCAGAAGACATGGACACAACAGAGGCTGCAAAACCCGCCTCATTGCTAGGCAACCAACAGAAAGGGCCTTCTCGTCCACATGGGGGCGTCACTGCATGTGAAGTGTCAgatcagaccaaaacaaagaagaagaagaaatctggGAAGAAGAAGCCATCTGACTCTGAGACTCAGCAGAAACCGACAGAAGAGaatcagaaagaggaagagctg AGCCCAGAAGAGCAGCTGAACAGGGAGCTGAACTGGTGCATCGAGCAGCTGGAGCTGGGAATAAAGTCCCAGAAGGGAACGCCAAAACAGA AGGAGGAGGCCTCCCGCGCCCTGAAGACGCTGCGCAGCTCCAAAGCTCCTCTGGTCAAGAAGCGGCAGCTGATGAGAGCCTTGACTGGGGATTACAGGaagaagatggaggaggagaagaacaaGCAGTTCCAGCTCATTCAGAGCG AAACCGCATCGGCTCAGGTCAAAGTGGTGTCGGATTCCCCGAAGAAGTTTGTTTTCCACCGCAGAGCTGAGGCGAGTACCGGTCCAGGAGCCTCACaggcccagcagcagcagaccgAAACCGGACCGCGCGGCGCTGCGACTCAGGAAGAGACGCCGGCCTTCAGCTTCATTCCATCCCAGGAGGAATTTCACTTCAATTTCTTCTGA
- the uqcc4 gene encoding ubiquinol-cytochrome c reductase complex assembly factor 4: MSPSAGRALSGFTSRILGTGMRIKNASASVGLRSLSLTSPAPARSKPSSDDEAVSSEPIKFSTSKASHRTWRVDRSLGSQHERPWWKVVPVSLTIIAFLLWCVMRLETDVDTQLEKQLYERLPGLTSDQEEGGKE; this comes from the exons ATGTCTCCATCAGCAGGACGAGCTCTCAGTGGTTTCACCTCTAGGATCCTTGGCACAGGAATGCGGATTAAAAACGCGTCGGCTTCCGTAGG TTTGAGGTCGCTATCGCTGACCTCCCCGGCGCCGGCCCGGTCCAAACCGTCGTCAGACGACGAAGCGGTTAGCAGCGAACCCATCAAGTTCTCCACCAGCAAGGCCAGCCACCGGACCTGGAGGGTGGACCGGTCCCTGGGCAGCCAGCACGAGCGGCCCTGGTGGAAGGTGGTGCCCGTCAGCCTGACCATCATTGCCTTCCTGCTGTGGTGCGTCATGAGGCTGGAGACGGACGTCGACACTCAGCTGGAGAAGCAGCTGTACGAACGTTTACCCGGCCTGACGTCGGACCAGGAGGAGGGCGGGAAGGAGTGA
- the c2h8orf33 gene encoding UPF0488 protein C8orf33 homolog isoform X1, producing MTEETLLFLDIRDSKISPASEAETSGSLWTSSDNSFRFNFATDTDTAAPPPPPPQEEAPAAASLSFSGQSSAFAFNFQIPPSEDMDTTEAAKPASLLGNQQKGPSRPHGGVTACEVSDQTKTKKKKKSGKKKPSDSETQQKPTEENQKEEELSPEEQLNRELNWCIEQLELGIKSQKGTPKQNVFFPVEEEASRALKTLRSSKAPLVKKRQLMRALTGDYRKKMEEEKNKQFQLIQSETASAQVKVVSDSPKKFVFHRRAEASTGPGASQAQQQQTETGPRGAATQEETPAFSFIPSQEEFHFNFF from the exons ATGACCGAGGAAACGCTGCTGTTCTTAG ATATTCGAGACTCGAAGATCTCCCCGGCATCTGAAGCTGAGACCAGTGGGTCGCTCTGGACCTCCAGTGATAATTCCTTCAGATTTAACTTTGCCACGGACACCGACACAGCCGCGCCGCCGCCACCGCCGCCGCAGGAGGAAGCGCCTGCAGCCGCATCACTGTCCTTCTCAGGGCAGAGCTCAGCTTTTGCTTTCAACTTTCAAATCCCTCCTTCAGAAGACATGGACACAACAGAGGCTGCAAAACCCGCCTCATTGCTAGGCAACCAACAGAAAGGGCCTTCTCGTCCACATGGGGGCGTCACTGCATGTGAAGTGTCAgatcagaccaaaacaaagaagaagaagaaatctggGAAGAAGAAGCCATCTGACTCTGAGACTCAGCAGAAACCGACAGAAGAGaatcagaaagaggaagagctg AGCCCAGAAGAGCAGCTGAACAGGGAGCTGAACTGGTGCATCGAGCAGCTGGAGCTGGGAATAAAGTCCCAGAAGGGAACGCCAAAACAGA ATGTTTTCTTCCCCGTAGAGGAGGAGGCCTCCCGCGCCCTGAAGACGCTGCGCAGCTCCAAAGCTCCTCTGGTCAAGAAGCGGCAGCTGATGAGAGCCTTGACTGGGGATTACAGGaagaagatggaggaggagaagaacaaGCAGTTCCAGCTCATTCAGAGCG AAACCGCATCGGCTCAGGTCAAAGTGGTGTCGGATTCCCCGAAGAAGTTTGTTTTCCACCGCAGAGCTGAGGCGAGTACCGGTCCAGGAGCCTCACaggcccagcagcagcagaccgAAACCGGACCGCGCGGCGCTGCGACTCAGGAAGAGACGCCGGCCTTCAGCTTCATTCCATCCCAGGAGGAATTTCACTTCAATTTCTTCTGA